The Engystomops pustulosus chromosome 4, aEngPut4.maternal, whole genome shotgun sequence genome contains a region encoding:
- the LOC140126465 gene encoding uncharacterized protein isoform X2, protein METHGMEASSLDLISLNPEPREKEKDKGRAKDQSGTKKTTSRKCNMCLEKLPTDYKKPVCKTCVDNLLREERTSFVDEMRSFIREEVKTSIASSMTAFIPQEPPHKKQRVIESMSDYTSDSEGTKESMDMEPGPSNSASRMESRYLLASEDLEPLLKAMRDTLKIEEVEETKSIQDELFGLLKVKKRRVFPINDTLKELILEEWREPENKISISREFKNRLSFDETEAKIWNATPKVDIQVTKMTKKTDLPFEDAIQLRDPLDRKADSLLKKTWECAMLNLKSNIATTSMARTLFHWITELEGHIRDGTPREMLLSTFSTLRAATAFIADASAEGVRISAKEGALSNSVRRSLWLRQWTGDFRSKSKLCGIPFEGEYLFGSELDTLLEKAADRKKGFPESRSNQRKQPFRDSKDRKQPFRGKGKQGRWSYPKGGRGRGFLLSASNSGPVFRKQ, encoded by the exons atggagacacatggcatggaggcttcGAGTTTGGACCTcatatccttgaaccct gagcccagggaaaaggagaaggataaagggagagctaaaGATCAGTCCGGCACTAAGAAAACCACTTCCAGAAAGTGTAATATGTGCTTAGAGAAACTCCCTACGGACTATAAAAAGCCGGTCTGTAAAACCTGCGTGGATAATCTACTCAGGGAAGAGAGAACCTCATTCGTGGATGAAATGCGTAGTTTTATCAGGGAAGAAGTGAAAACATCTATAGCATCGTCCATGACAGCTTTCATACCTCAGGAGCCTCCACATAAAAAACAAAGAGTTATAGAATCCATGTCGGATTATACATCAGACTCAGAAGGGACCAAGGAATCTATGGATATGGAGCCAGGTCCCTCCAATTCAGCAAGTAGAATGGAGTCGAGATATTTGTTAGCATCCGAAGATCTGGAACCCTTACTAAAAGCTATGAGGGATACCCTCAAAATTGAGGAAGTAGAAGAGACCAAATCTATTCAGGACGAATTATTCGGACTTCTTAAAGTTAAGAAAAGGCGAGTGTTTCCCATAAATGACACTCTTAAGGAACTAATCCTAGAAGAATGGAGAGAACCGGAGAACAAAATCTCCATATCTAGAGAATTTAAAAATCGACTCTCTTTTGATGAAACAGAGGCCAAAATTTGGAACGCTACCCCTAAAGTAGACATCCAGGTCACAAAAATGACCAAGAAGACGGACCTCCCGTTTGAGGACGCAATCCAGTTAAGAGATCCCCTGGATAGGAAGGCGGACAGCCTTctaaagaagacatgggagtgtgCCATGTTGAATCTAAAATCAAATATTGCCACAACATCTATGGCGCGGACTCTCTTTCATTGGATTACCGAATTGGAAGGTCATATTAGAGACGGCACTCCTAGGGAGATGCTATTGAGTACATTTTCAACGTTGAGAGCAGCCACAGCCTTCATCGCGGATGCTTCAGCGGAAGGAGTTAGAATAAGTGCCAAGGAAGGGGCACTATCAAATTCAGTCAGAAGATCACTTTGGCTTCGCCAGTGGACTGGTGATTTCAGATCGAAGTCAAAGTTATGTGGTATTCCGTTTGAAGGGGAATACCTATTCGGCTCTGAACTTGACACTCTTTTGGAAAAAGCGGCGGACAGGAAGAAAGGGTTTCCGGAATCCAGAAGTAACCAAAGAAAGCAACCCTTTCGAGattctaaggacagaaaacagccctttagagggaaaggcaaacagggcagatggagctaccctaaaggagggagAGGAAGGGGCTTCCTTCTCAGTGCCAGCAACTCGGGCCCAGTGTtcagaaaacaatga
- the LOC140126465 gene encoding uncharacterized protein isoform X1: protein MICNLKNLNRYIRYRKFKMETVSSAVVLIQPGAYMCTIDLRDAYYHVPIHQKSQKFLRFAVRSPWGEEVHYQYKALPFGISSAPRTFTKIMIEVIAFLRRKGILVIPYLDDLLLVAGSKQELIHHRDFTMRILQQLGWIINLEKSKLNPSTEVVFLGTLLNSIQQMSFLPPEKATRLMQHVVMFQKKKSLHDKGSHEDTGPYDIFDTMCTVEPKSHQSPSKLDIGGLGQRSPTSKSKDPDSGSGQEIPGVVDRYFQPGKRDIVASLASDKYPDGRKSVRMGSGHSRHSRSGSMGVLNQIPVLELPRTESCSRDFKSKCSKPEGKARKNLFRQHHHGGLSPSSGGYQEPRSPQSFRQDIHLGRNQHPLPLSYPSKGRNESNSGLSQSSDNRPQRVVSKREHLFKSHTKMGTTSNRSVCHQQKHKSSSFLLSASRYSGLPKGCLQPVLERTANVCLSSYTSHSVRVIQKIREDQAKVILIVPWWPKRNWFPWLGKMALEEPVMLEPLNHLLFQGPVYHPHPQALRLSAWILKGDC from the coding sequence ATGATTTGCAACCTGAAGAATCTGAACAGGTACATACGGTATCGGAAGTTCAAGATGGAAACAGTGAGCTCGGCGGTCGTTCTGATCCAACCAGGAGCATATATGTGTACGATAGATCTGAGGGATGCGTATTACCATGTGCCAATACATCAAAAATCTCAAAAGTTCCTCAGATTCGCAGTACGATCACCTTGGGGAGAAGAGGTCCACTATCAGTACAAGGCACTGCCTTTTGGGATTTCTTCGGCCCCCAGGACTTTCACAAAAATCATGATCGAGGTGATAGCTTTCCTGAGGCGAAAAGGGATTCTAGTCATCCCCTACCTGGACGATCTGTTACTGGTGGCCGGTTCAAAACAAGAGCTTATACACCACCGAGATTTCACAATGAGGATCCTACAGCAGTTAGGATGGATAATAAACCTGGAAAAGTCCAAACTAAATCCAAGCACAGAAGTTGTGTTCCTAGGGACATTATTGAATTCGATCCAGCAGATGTCCTTCTTACCACCAGAGAAGGCAACAAGACTAATGCAACATGTTGTAATGTTTCAAAAAAAGAAGTCACTGCATGATAAGGGAAGCCATGAGGATACTGGGCCTTATGACATCTTCGATACAATGTGTACAGTGGAGCCAAAGTCACACCAGAGTCCTTCAAAATTGGATATTGGCGGCCTGGGACAAAGATCCCCAACATCTAAATCAAAAGATCCAGATTCCGGAAGCGGTCAAGAAATCCCTGGAGTGGTGGATAGATACTTCCAACCTGGAAAGAGGGATATCgtggcatccctggccagtgataAATATCCAGACGGACGCAAGTCGGTCAGGATGGGGAGCGGACATAGCAGGCATTCCCGTTCAGGGTCTATGGGCGTCCTCAATCAGATCCCGGTCCTCGAACTTCCGAGAACTGAGAGCTGTTCTAGAGACTTTAAGAGCAAGTGCTCAAAGCCTGAGGGGAAAGCACGTAAGAATTTATTCAGACAACACCACCACGGTGGCTTATCTCCGTCATCAGGGGGGTACCAGGAACCCCGATCTCCTCAGTCTTTCAGACAAGATATTCATCTGGGCAGAAACCAACATCCGCTCCCTCTCAGCTACCCATCTAAAGGGAGAAATGAATCAAATAGCGGACTATCTCAGTCGTCAGACAATAGACCACAACGAGTGGTGTCTAAACGAGAACATCTTTTCAAGTCTCACACAAAAATGGGGACGACCAGTAACAGATCTGTTTGCCACCAGCAAAAACACAAAAGTTCCTCATTTCTTCTCTCTGCATCCAGATACTCCGGTTTGCCAAAGGGATGCCTTCAGCCAGTCCTGGAGCGGACCGCTAATGTATGCCTTTCCTCCTATACCTCTCATAGTGTCAGAGTGATTCAGAAGATCAGAGAAGACCAAGCAAAGGTTATACTCattgttccctggtggccaaagaggaactggtttccgtggCTAGGAAAGATGGCATTGGAAGAACCTGTCATGCTGGAACCTCTAAACCATcttctgttccagggtccagtttaCCATCCACATCCACAGGCTCTCCGGCTCTCGGCATGGATCCTGAAGGGAGATTGCTAA